The Methanothrix sp. genome contains the following window.
TGGTGTACAGGAGTGAAGATGGGATAGCGCTGGAGAGGTACAGGCGCGACTGGAGCAGCATCGATAAGAGCCTCGTGCTGAGCGGAGATCTCAGCTGGCCATCAATCGCCTGTGGCAATGGACGTTACTGGCTGTCATACGTAGATGGCAACAGCATTTACGCCACGCCTCTGAAGATAACAAGCGCGCTGCCGCCGTGCGATGTAAGGGCGAGCTTCAGCTCCAGGAGAGCAAACAGGGACTACCTGATGACTCTGAGGTTCTACAACAACTACGGCGAACTCACAGACCCGACGTTCCTGAAGATGACCTGGAGCCCGCAGGATGCAGCCACGCAGGGAAGCACTCTCAAGAGGGTTGCAACAGGCATGTACAGGATGCGCTCGACATTTGGCGCTCCAGGGGAGAAGAGCTTCAGGGTGACAGCAACCGTTGATGGAAGCCAGCTCGACAAGACCATCAGGGTCAGAGTGAGATGAGATGCCCGGGGCAGCATCCCGGGCTTTTTATTTTTGTGAATTTTTGAACCTGCGACAGACTCTGAATCTTCGGGATTCTGCGGCGCACGTTCGATGCGGAAACCTCTTTATCCATTCCATCCATACCATTCCCACGTGACCGGGCTTCGTGATATCCTTGAGAGGTTCTCGCGGGGAGAGATTGATTTAGAGGAGGCACTGAGCGGTATACGGCTTCTCAGCTACAGAGAGGTTGGATCGATCGCAAAGATAGATCACAGAAGGGAGGACAGGATAGATGTGCCTGAGGCGGTTCTCGCTGAGGGGAAAAGGCCAGAGGATCTTGCAAGGATTGCACTGGCGCATCTCGAGTCCGCGGGTAAGGTCATAGTGACAAGAGTCTCAGCTGATCATCTCAGTGCGCTTAGATCAATGGATCTCCCTGAAGGCGCTGAGATAGTGTGGTATGAGCATGCGAGGGCGGTTCTTCTGAGAGCAGTTCAGGTCGAGAGGACAGGTGGTAGAGTGGGAGTGCTCAGCGCTGGAACCGCTGACATACCGGTCGCGGAGGAGGCCAGGGTCACAGCAGAGGCAATGGGCTGCGAGGTCGTGACAGAATATGATGTCGGCGTCGCAGGCATACACCGTCTCTTTCCAGCGATGGAGCGGATGGCAGGTGTGGATGCGGTGGTCGTAGCTGCTGGCCGTGAGGGGACGCTACCGGCCGTTGTCGCAGGCCTGACAGACGCTCCGGTCATAGGCCTTCCAGTCTCAACAGGATATGGGGCTGGGGGAAACGGGATCGCTGCGCTTCTATCGATGCTCCAGTCCTGCTCAGTGCTGGCGGTGGTTAACATAGATGCTGGCTTTGTCGCAGGCGCGTTTGCAGCCAGGATAGCAAACAGGATCGCCAGGAGAAAACTTTCCGAAGCCAGGCAGCATTGAGAAAAGTTATTTATACTATCAATGCTCTGAAGCACCGCTGAGCGGGTATATTTATTGTTGTAAATAACCCCCACTCCCCTACCCGCTCCATGTCTTTCATTTTACAGCGCTTCGTTCTTATCCATCTGATAACTTGCCCAAAGAGGCACTGGTACTGCTATGCGTTCATGGCAGATGAATGAATGCTTACAGCCAAACCACACAGCCTCCAAGTTGCCAACCACATAAGAGAGCAGCGCTCGCTCTTATGTGCGTAGCAACTTGCAGAGCATGCAATGTGGTTGATGAAAGCATTCATTTGTCGAAACGAACGCATAGCATGACCCCCTGCTCCTTCGGGCAAGTCATCAAACGGATAAGAGCGAGTCATCAAATGGATAAGAGCGTTCACGGTAAAAAATCCGTCTGGAAGTGGCATTAACGGCACACCTGAGTTGGAAGGAGCTGCATATCTCAGCTGATACGAGTGCGTGACATCTGGTCACTGGATATTTTTTCGTGCTCGATCGCGAGCAGCTGCAGCTTGATATCGATTCCCTGGGTGTATCCGCCGGGGCCATTCGATGCCACAACCCGGTGGCAGGGTATCATGATCGGAAAAGGATTCCTGCGCAGAGCTGCACCGACGGCCCTTGCGGCCCCGGGCCTTCCTGCGATCTTCGCGACATCACTGTAGGTTGCGGTGGATCCGCGAGGGATGTTGAGTACTGCACGGTAAACGGCCATCTGAAAATCCGTACACCAGCTCAGATCAAGATCGAGATCCGGGCGCGGGCCTCCCATCATGTGGTCTGCTATCCGCGCTGCTCTCTCTGAGAACTCCAGGTCTGGGGCGGTTCTGGAGAGGATTATGCGTTTTACAGTTCCTCCTGACTCCTCGACGATCACATAAAGATCGATGTCATCCAGATACACGCCCCCTCTGCTGAGCTTTTTTACTTCTGCAGAATCTCCCTGAAAGTCTCGCACCTCCCCAGCTCGACGATCTCGACATCTCTCGTTGAAGTATCCAGTATCGCAACGCTCCGGATACCTGTCAGATGCCCCCATATCTCTCCAGGGTTCACCACCAGAGTTCTTCCCTCACGGCGGACCTCTGCCCTGTGTGTGTGCCCGCGAACGACGATGTCGTACAGACCGGATGCCACCACGGCCCTCACAAGAGCCTCCTCTGTTCCATGGAGCATGGCGATCCTCAATCCATCCACCTCTAACTCGCCGAAATCTCCGAGATACTCGCCCCCGAACCTCTTGAAGTATCTGGAAAGACCGACGCGGTCGCCGTCGTTGTTTCCGTAGACGAGTCTCACAGGAATGCCGTAGCCATCGAATAGATACGCGTTCCCGGATCCGATCACGTCTCCGGCATGCAGCACCAGCTCCACATTTCTTTTAGAGAATACGCTCAGAGCTTCCTTGATGCCCCGAAAGTTATCGTGAGAGTCTGACATGATCCCTATGAGCATACTATCACCCTGGCATGGAGGAACCTGGCCGTACAAGAATTTAACCTGTGGGGTGTGAGCTCGTGAAATCAGACGGCTGGATTCTGCAGCCCTGGCATGGAGATTCGCAGACCCAGCCGGCCTGAGCGCCACAGACCTCTGTGATGTGGTTAGGCGACCACCTCATGCAGATGAGATCGCAAAAATCAATGCGCTGCCTAGGAATAAAAACTGAAATAATATAACTTAAGGGATCTGCGCTTTCTATGTTGTCCTGATGCCACCGCTTCTTGAGTCAGCGAACCTGTTGAGCAGCCCGGGCAGGAGAGTCACCAGCAGGCCGAAGATGATCACCGCAATCACCTGGCTTGTGAACGCATCCATTACCTTCACCTCCACACCTGTTTTTACATGTTAATGTAGCGCAATAATAATTAATAATCATTACGGTGTTGCAGGCACGCCAGAGCATGCAATAAGTTCCTGGTTGTGCTGTGGTGAATGATGTTTGCGAATCCGATAGAATATGACTAATTCATACAAATTGTATTTATAGTAAAAACAGATAGCGTTCGACCATATAGGCTTTAATTATTCCGCTCTTATGTATTCAGCAACTTGAAGGATATGCAGGCCGGTTGCTGAATGCACTCATTCGCTCGCCACGAGCGCACAGCGTGACTGGTGCTTCTTCGGGCAAGTTATCAGATGGATATTGGACTTGAGTCCTGATAGCAGTACTGAGGCGAGATAAGACTACTAAGTCCAATTCTACACATGTCGATCTTAACCGATGACGCATGGAGGTCTGTCAGCCCCATGGACTCTGTTCGGGTCGCACCGAAGCCGCACAGGTTTTAATAGTTCCCGTGCAACTCTCATCCAGCATGACCAACCTTATGTTTTACAGCACAAATGGCTCGCCCGAGCGCGTCGACTTCAGGCAGGCCCTGCTGTCAGGCCAGGCTCCGGATATGGGTCTTTACATGCCCGAGCACATCCCGAGGATCGGTCCAGAGGAGATCTCGCGCTTCTCAAAAATGAGGTATCCTCAGATTGCGTACAGGGTTGTGGGACCTTACATCGGCGATCTCATCCCGGAAGGGGATCTGATATCAATGCTGGAGGATGCATACAGCTTCGATGTCCCGATAGAGAGGGTCTTCGATCGAGCGCATGTGATGCGTCTGGATCGTGGGCCCACCTGCTCCTTCAAGGATTTTGCTGCCAGGCTGATGGGCAGGCTCGTTCAGTACTTCCTGGAAAGGGAGGGGCGGAGCATAATCATACTCACCGCTACATCAGGAGACACGGGCAGCGCTGTGGCCCATGCATTCTACGGTCTGGGAAACGTTATGGTTGTCGTTCTCTACCCTAGGGAGGAGGTCACCGAGCGGCAGAGAAAGCAGATGACAACGCTCGGCGGAAATGTGCATGCTCTGGCGGTTGATGGCAAGTTCGATGACTGCCAGGCTCTCGTCAAGAGAGCATTTGCGGATCCGGAGCTGAGAGACCTCAACCTCTCCTCAGCGAACTCGATAAACGTCGGGAGGCTTCTGCCTCAGGCAGTCTACTACTTCTACGCATACTCCAGGATCTCTGAAGGAGAGGAGATCGTCATATCTGTGCCGAGTGGCAACTTCGGCAACCTGATGGGTGGGCTCATCGCGATGCGGATGGGGCTGCCTGTGAGGCGGTTTGTGGTCGCGACGAACGAGAACGATGAGTTTCCGGTGTTCATGCGCACAGGCATCTACAAGCCTATAAGACCCAGCAGGAACTGCATCTCAAACGCAATGAACGTGGGCCATCCTAGCAACCTCGCCAGGGTGTTCGCGCTTTACGGCGGCTGGATGGATGAAAAAGGAGTTGTGAGAAGAGAGCCGGATCTGGATGCGATGCGAAGGGATATGTTCGCGGTCTCTGTGAGCGATGATGAGACGAGAAAAACCATAAAGGAGGTCTACGAGCGCCACGGGGTGCTCCTGGAGCCACACGGAGCGGTCGGATGGGCGGGTCTCATGAGATACTTCGAGGAGGTCGAGCGCTGGGAGCCGTCAGTCTCGCTGGAGACCGCGGATCCCGCGAAGTTCCCTGAGGAGATCATCCGCGTTCTTGGAGTGACGCCTCCGCTCCCGCGGGCGATGGCAGAGCTCGACAGCCTGGAGGAGCACATAGAGAAGATCGATGGATCCTATGAGTCCCTGAAGTCATACCTCAGAGGTCTGCGATGAGATTCGATGATATAGGTAGCTTTCCGCATGGAAGAATCGAGGGGATGAGAAGAGAGGAGTACCTCTCTCTTGTGAGGAGCATAATGGAGATGAAGATCTCTGCTGGGGTCCAGGTGCCGACATACCCTCAGCTCAGGGACATGATAGGCATGTTCATGGACCCCATGAGATCCCCCGAGACCACGGATGGCCCGTATCTGATCCGCAGGGATGCAGCCGAGATAATGGAGCTTGATGCTCTCAAATCCATCGGACGAAACATTCGCGTCTGCGTCACAGGCCCTCTCGAGCTTTACGTATCAGAATTCGGATCGACGAACTACGAGGATCTGCTCATCAACATGGCAGAGAGCGTCTCTCGCTTCATAGAGAGGGCCATCGAGAAAGCGCGGCAGCTTGGCATTGATGTGGCTGTCATCTCGATCGACGAGCCGAGCCTGGGGATCAGCTCCAGCATAGTCTTCTCAGAGGATGTGATCATCGAGGCGCTAGAGGTGGCGATCAGGGGATGCGCAGGAAGGGTCGATGTCCAGGTTCACCTACACTCTCCGGTTCACGCGGAGCTCTGCGCCCGCGTTTCCGGCATAAATGTCATAGGCGTTGAGTCAGCGTCACATCCCGATTATCTCGATATCATCGACCGGAAGGCGCTTGCCGAGAACGATACGTTCATAAGAGCCGGGATAGCCAGGACAGACATCCTCTCGATGGTTGCGAGGCTCAATGAGCAGCTCAACACAAACCTCTGGGAGCAGCCGGATAGGCTCGAGGCCGAGATCCTCAGGATGGAGTCTCCAGAGGTCATCAGGAGGAGACTCGAACGGGCTGTGCGGATCTTCGGGGATCTCGTCAGATACGCAGGCCCGGACTGCGGCCTGGGCTCATGGCCGTCGCAGCACCTCGCAGCAGAGCTCCTGAGGAACTGCGCTAGGGCGATCGAGACGTTCAGAGGAGAGACAAGCTGAAGGGACGGGCCCGTCAGGAGATCCACTTGTGCAGGCCAGCTACGACGGCATATCTCAGCCACAGCGAGTGGATTGGAGGAGATGCATTTGTCTCCCGGGTCAAATCACTCCCTTCGTGCTCAGAACCCCGGGCGATCCCGGCTCCACGGCGTTGCGGATCGCGAGCCCCAGCGCCTTGAACATGCTCTCCGCTATGTGGTGGTCGTTCTCTCCCTCGAACCTGACGTGCAGCGTCAGCCTTCCGCGGTCGGTGATCCCCTTCAGCACCGACTTTATCTCGAAGGTGTTCAGATCCCCGATCCTCTCCCCATGAAACGATCCCCTCATCACGAGGTATGCCCTCCCGCCCAGATCCAGGGCCACCTCGGCAAGCGCATCATCCATCGGGATGGCCGCGAACCCGTATCTTCTTATTCCGCTCCTCTCGCCCAGCGCCTGATCGAGCGAGGCTCCGATCACCGATCCCAGGAGTGAATACCTGTAAAGAGAGTTCCCGCCAGCGGATGCTCTGATGTCGATCGATCCCAGCTTCGCCATCGAATTGAGCATGTGATCCATGAACCCAGAGCCTGTGGAGGCGGTCGCGGCTCCGCTGCCATCGAGGTTCACCTCCGCGGTCGCAAACGCGCCCATCTCTCTGAGCTCAGATCTGCCTGTGCGCATGGTATCTGTCCCTGACCCGGATGTTAATTCCCCTTAAAGGATAATGATCTCACTGGTGGTCTCATATATGCCGGGCAATCCTCAGAGCCATCCCTTGCTCTTCCAGTGCTCGTACTCGTGCGTCCATACGTCCTTGTTCATGCTCACGAGAGCTTTAAATCTGGATTTCATCTCCTCGTGAACCTTATCCTGCTCAGGGTAGCGTCTCCCCTCTGAGATCGCGCGCACCAGATCCGCTCCGAGATCGCGCGCCTTTTTCTCAGCCTCCTCCATCGATCCCGGGATGGCCGGCGCCCCACCTGCGCCACCGACGTAGGACGCGCCGAATCCCACTATTATCCTGCTCAGGTAATCCAGAACCTCATCGTAAGCCTGGCCGCCGGCGGTGGCCACAGCGCATCCGTACTTGCCAAGGAGAAGCTGGCAGTGGACCGCATCCGCCATTCTGTCTATGAGCGTCTTGAGTTGGGCTGTCACGCTCCTGAAGTAGTTCGGCGAGCCGATGATGAAACCGTCGCACTCGAGGAGCTTTTTGTATACCTCCTGGAAATCATCCTTGTGCGTGCACTCGCCCTTTGCATAGCAGACTCCGCATGCGTTGCAGTACTCTATTCGCAGCTTGCAGACATCCACAAGCTCGACCTCAGCTCCCTCTGATCTGGCGCCATCAAGCGCCGCCCTGACGAGCCTCAGGGTCTGGCTCCTCTCCCCTCTGGGGCTGGAGTTTATGCCGAGTATCTTCATTCCCACCACCTGAGATACAGGCAGAGATCCGTATCATGGACAAATGTGACCGACAGGCATATCAACTTTTGGCATGATCAGCAAGAGCTGAAGATCTCCGCCGTACGCAGTTGCGCCAGCTTCGTGAGGCGGAAGCAATCTCTGTGATCCGCATCTGAAAGAATGCAGCTAAAAATTGCCGCTGCGCTTTGCACGCGCCGGCTCTGAGGATGAGATGTTCGCACTCCTGCTGCTCT
Protein-coding sequences here:
- the larB gene encoding nickel pincer cofactor biosynthesis protein LarB — protein: MTGLRDILERFSRGEIDLEEALSGIRLLSYREVGSIAKIDHRREDRIDVPEAVLAEGKRPEDLARIALAHLESAGKVIVTRVSADHLSALRSMDLPEGAEIVWYEHARAVLLRAVQVERTGGRVGVLSAGTADIPVAEEARVTAEAMGCEVVTEYDVGVAGIHRLFPAMERMAGVDAVVVAAGREGTLPAVVAGLTDAPVIGLPVSTGYGAGGNGIAALLSMLQSCSVLAVVNIDAGFVAGAFAARIANRIARRKLSEARQH
- a CDS encoding MGMT family protein; the protein is MRDFQGDSAEVKKLSRGGVYLDDIDLYVIVEESGGTVKRIILSRTAPDLEFSERAARIADHMMGGPRPDLDLDLSWCTDFQMAVYRAVLNIPRGSTATYSDVAKIAGRPGAARAVGAALRRNPFPIMIPCHRVVASNGPGGYTQGIDIKLQLLAIEHEKISSDQMSRTRIS
- a CDS encoding metallophosphoesterase yields the protein MLIGIMSDSHDNFRGIKEALSVFSKRNVELVLHAGDVIGSGNAYLFDGYGIPVRLVYGNNDGDRVGLSRYFKRFGGEYLGDFGELEVDGLRIAMLHGTEEALVRAVVASGLYDIVVRGHTHRAEVRREGRTLVVNPGEIWGHLTGIRSVAILDTSTRDVEIVELGRCETFREILQK
- the thrC gene encoding threonine synthase — protein: MTNLMFYSTNGSPERVDFRQALLSGQAPDMGLYMPEHIPRIGPEEISRFSKMRYPQIAYRVVGPYIGDLIPEGDLISMLEDAYSFDVPIERVFDRAHVMRLDRGPTCSFKDFAARLMGRLVQYFLEREGRSIIILTATSGDTGSAVAHAFYGLGNVMVVVLYPREEVTERQRKQMTTLGGNVHALAVDGKFDDCQALVKRAFADPELRDLNLSSANSINVGRLLPQAVYYFYAYSRISEGEEIVISVPSGNFGNLMGGLIAMRMGLPVRRFVVATNENDEFPVFMRTGIYKPIRPSRNCISNAMNVGHPSNLARVFALYGGWMDEKGVVRREPDLDAMRRDMFAVSVSDDETRKTIKEVYERHGVLLEPHGAVGWAGLMRYFEEVERWEPSVSLETADPAKFPEEIIRVLGVTPPLPRAMAELDSLEEHIEKIDGSYESLKSYLRGLR
- a CDS encoding methionine synthase; this encodes MRFDDIGSFPHGRIEGMRREEYLSLVRSIMEMKISAGVQVPTYPQLRDMIGMFMDPMRSPETTDGPYLIRRDAAEIMELDALKSIGRNIRVCVTGPLELYVSEFGSTNYEDLLINMAESVSRFIERAIEKARQLGIDVAVISIDEPSLGISSSIVFSEDVIIEALEVAIRGCAGRVDVQVHLHSPVHAELCARVSGINVIGVESASHPDYLDIIDRKALAENDTFIRAGIARTDILSMVARLNEQLNTNLWEQPDRLEAEILRMESPEVIRRRLERAVRIFGDLVRYAGPDCGLGSWPSQHLAAELLRNCARAIETFRGETS
- a CDS encoding imidazoleglycerol-phosphate dehydratase; translation: MRTGRSELREMGAFATAEVNLDGSGAATASTGSGFMDHMLNSMAKLGSIDIRASAGGNSLYRYSLLGSVIGASLDQALGERSGIRRYGFAAIPMDDALAEVALDLGGRAYLVMRGSFHGERIGDLNTFEIKSVLKGITDRGRLTLHVRFEGENDHHIAESMFKALGLAIRNAVEPGSPGVLSTKGVI
- a CDS encoding flavodoxin family protein, giving the protein MKILGINSSPRGERSQTLRLVRAALDGARSEGAEVELVDVCKLRIEYCNACGVCYAKGECTHKDDFQEVYKKLLECDGFIIGSPNYFRSVTAQLKTLIDRMADAVHCQLLLGKYGCAVATAGGQAYDEVLDYLSRIIVGFGASYVGGAGGAPAIPGSMEEAEKKARDLGADLVRAISEGRRYPEQDKVHEEMKSRFKALVSMNKDVWTHEYEHWKSKGWL